The Zalophus californianus isolate mZalCal1 chromosome X, mZalCal1.pri.v2, whole genome shotgun sequence genome window below encodes:
- the GPR119 gene encoding glucose-dependent insulinotropic receptor, whose translation MESSFPFGAILAVLASLIIAVNVLVAVAVLLLIHKNDGVGLCFTLNLAVADTLLGVAISGLVTDQLSSPARPTQKTLCSLRMAFVTSSAAASVLTVMLIAFDRYLAIKQPLRYFQIMNGFVAGACIAGLWLVSYLIGFLPLGVPIFQQTTYHGTCSFFAVFHPRFVLTLSCVGFFPALLLFVFFYCDMLKIASMHSQQIRKMEQAGAMTGAYRSPRTPSDFKALRTVAVLIGSFTLSWTPFLITGIVQVACQKCYLYLVLERYLWLLGVGNSLLNPLIYAYWQKEVRQQLYQMALGVKKGLTSCLLLLSARERGPSEGPRENSYPIAIISHSHLDG comes from the coding sequence ATGGAGTCATCTTTCCCATTTGGAGCCATCCTTGCTGTCCTGGCCTCCCTCATTATTGCTGTTAATGTGCTAGTGGCCGTGGCTGTGCTGTTGTTGATCCACAAGAATGATGGTGTCGGTCTCTGCTTCACCTTGAACCTGGCTGTGGCTGACACCTTGCTTGGTGTGGCCATCTCTGGCCTAGTCACAGACCAGCTCTCCAGCCCGGCTCGGCCCACACAGAAGACCCTGTGCAGCCTTCGGATGGCATTTGTTACTTCTTCCGCCGCTGCCTCTGTCCTCACGGTCATGCTGATTGCCTTTGACAGGTACCTTGCCATCAAGCAGCCCCTCCGCTACTTCCAGATCATGAATGGGTTCGTGGCTGGGGCCTGCATTGCCGGGCTGTGGTTGGTGTCTTACCTCATTGGCTTCCTCCCACTTGGAGTCCCCATATTCCAGCAGACTACCTACCACGGTACCTGCAGCTTCTTCGCTGTGTTTCACCCACGCTTTGTGCTGACCCTCTCCTGCGTTGGCTtcttcccagccctgctcctcttTGTCTTCTTCTACTGCGACATGCTCAAGATTGCCTCCATGCACAGCCAGCAGATCCGAAAGATGGAACAAGCAGGAGCCATGACCGGGGCATACCGGTCTCCACGGACTCCCAGCGACTTCAAGGCTCTCCGCACTGTGGCTGTTCTCATTGGGAGCTTCACTCTGTCCTGGACCCCCTTCCTTATCACTGGCATTGTGCAGGTGGCCTGCCAGAAGTGCTACCTCTACCTGGTGCTGGAACGGTACCTGTGGCTGCTCGGTGTGGGCAACTCCCTGCTCAACCCACTCATCTATGCCTATTGGCAGAAGGAGGTGCGGCAGCAGCTCTACCAGATGGCCCTGGGAGTGAAGAAGGGGCTCACCTCGTGCCTCCTCCTTCTCTcagccagggagaggggcccCTCAGAGGGGCCCAGGGAAAATTCCTATCCTATTGCCATTATCTCCCACTCACATCTTGATGGCTAA